A stretch of Chelmon rostratus isolate fCheRos1 chromosome 18, fCheRos1.pri, whole genome shotgun sequence DNA encodes these proteins:
- the LOC121622488 gene encoding reticulon-4-interacting protein 1 homolog, mitochondrial-like has product MAAVRFMCLFSAKAAGSTKTLARAGRSVCFSRNVCSSPSRLQSCMSAWVIDQYGTNGVLKYTEEITVPSVSSPTEVMIKVHAASLNPLDISMRGGYGAKLLKLRRDPLSVTDSGREFPLILGRDVSGVVVDCGSEVTHFVPGDEVWAAVPPWKQGSLAEFVTLTEYEVSHKPKLLSHTEAASIPYVANTALSALVNAGGLCRDSSSNKRVLITGGSGGVGTFSIQLLKAWGAHVTVTCSQNAEGLVRGLGADEVVDYTAGDAAEQLEMMGKFDVILDNVGGETEQWVIGMLKPWSGAKYITLVTPLLHNTDSMGLLDGMFHAGFTLHSKAIQNITSSGVFYRWGFYAPDGPALDEVSRLVDAGKILPVVEAQFPFAQVPQAFQKLEEGHARGKTVVRVVEEDDRQAEELVQSSHTEAAASEQEVQETAKQN; this is encoded by the exons ATGGCAGCAGTCAggttcatgtgtttgttcagcGCGAAAGCAGCAGGCTCGACCAAAACATTAGCTCGAGCAGGAAGGAGTGTGTGCTTCAGTAGAAATGTCTGCAGTTCACCTTCAAGACTACAGAGCTGCATGTCTGCATGGGTCATTGATCAGTATGGTACCAATGGGGTTTTGAAGTACACAGAAGAAATCACCGTCCCCAGTGTCAGTTCTCCCACTGAGGTGATGATCAAAGTCCATGCGGCTAGCCTCAACCCTCTTGATATATCTATGAGGG GTGGTTATGGAGCTAAATTGCTTAAATTAAGAAGGGATCCACTGTCTGTGACGGACAGTGGTCGTGAGTTTCCTCTGATTCTGGGTCGTGATGTGTCTGGTGTGGTGGTGGACTGTGGATCTGAGGTTACCCATTTCGTTCCAGGGGATGAG GTGTGGGCTGCTGTTCCCCCATGGAAACAAGGCAGCCTGGCAGAATTTGTGACTCTAACGGAGTACGAG GTTTCCCACAAGCCGAAATTACTGAGCCACACAGAGGCAGCATCCATCCCCTATGTAGCCAACACTGCTCTGTCTGCACTCGTCAATGCAGGGGGTCTTTGCAGAGACAGCTCTTCTAATAAAAG AGTTTTGATCACTGGCGGATCGGGAGGTGTTGGAACATTCTCCATTCAG TTATTGAAGGCCTGGGGTGCCCACGTAACCGTTACCTGCTCTCAGAACGCTGAAGGCCTTGTTAGAGGGCTGGGGGCCGACGAGGTGGTGGACTACACAGCGGGGGATGCGGCTGAACAGCTAGAAATGATGGGAAA GTTTGACGTGATTTTGGACAACGTGGGTGGGGAAACAGAGCAGTGGGTGATAGGCATGCTGAAGCCCTGGTCTGGGGCAAAGTACATCACACTGGTTACTCCATTGCTACACAACACCGATTCCATGGGCCTGCTGGACGGGATGTTCCACGCTGGATTCACCCTGCACAGCAAGGCCATACAG AACATAACATCTAGTGGAGTCTTCTACCGGTGGGGATTTTATGCTCCAGATGGGCCCGCCCTGGACGAGGTCAGCAGGCTGGTGGATGCAGGGAAG ATCCTGCCAGTTGTGGAGGCCCAGTTTCCGTTCGCCCAGGTGCCCCAGGCCTTTCAGAAGTTGGAGGAAGGCCACGCCAGAGGGAAGACGGTCGTCAGGGTGGTTGAAGAGGACGACAGACAGGCCGAAGAGTTGGTGCAGAGCAGTCACACAGAGGCTGCGGCGTCAGAGCAAGAAGTGCAAGAAACGGCGAAGCAAAACTGA